Proteins encoded in a region of the Streptomyces sp. NBC_01298 genome:
- a CDS encoding 3-isopropylmalate dehydrogenase, translating to MSTSINLAVIPGDGIGQEVVAQGLKVLTAVLPQDVKLETKEYDLGAQRWHRTGETLPDAELEALKHHDAILLGAIGDPSVPSGVLERGLLLKLRFAFDHFINLRPSKLFPNTATPLAGRPEIDFVVVREGTEGPYTGNGGSLRTGTPAEVATEVSINTAYGVERVVRDAYERANGRPRKKLTLVHKNNVLVYAGHLWKNIFDKVGQEYPEVTTDYLHVDAATIFFVTQPERFDVIVTDNLFGDILTDLAAAVTGGIGLAASGNINPTGAFPSMFEPVHGSAPDIAGTGKADPTATILSVALLLRHLGYEAQAARIEDAVSADLAERDGTFRSTDAIGDALAARVAG from the coding sequence ATGTCGACCAGCATCAATCTCGCAGTGATCCCCGGTGATGGCATCGGCCAGGAAGTCGTGGCTCAGGGCCTCAAGGTCCTTACCGCGGTCCTGCCCCAGGATGTGAAGCTGGAGACCAAGGAATACGACCTCGGTGCCCAGCGCTGGCACCGCACCGGTGAAACCCTCCCGGACGCGGAGCTCGAAGCCCTCAAGCACCACGACGCGATCCTGCTGGGCGCCATCGGCGACCCCTCGGTCCCGTCGGGCGTCCTGGAGCGCGGTCTGCTGCTGAAGCTCCGCTTCGCCTTCGACCACTTCATCAACCTGCGCCCGTCGAAGCTCTTCCCCAACACGGCCACCCCGCTCGCCGGCCGTCCGGAGATCGACTTCGTCGTGGTCCGCGAGGGCACCGAAGGCCCGTACACCGGCAACGGCGGCAGCCTGCGCACCGGCACCCCGGCCGAGGTGGCCACCGAGGTCAGCATCAACACGGCCTACGGCGTCGAGCGCGTGGTCCGTGACGCGTACGAGCGTGCCAACGGCCGCCCGCGCAAGAAGCTGACGCTGGTCCACAAGAACAACGTCCTCGTCTACGCCGGTCACCTGTGGAAGAACATCTTCGACAAGGTCGGCCAGGAGTACCCCGAGGTCACCACCGACTACCTGCACGTCGACGCCGCGACGATCTTCTTCGTCACCCAGCCGGAGCGCTTCGACGTCATCGTCACGGACAACCTCTTCGGTGACATCCTCACCGACCTGGCCGCCGCCGTGACCGGCGGAATCGGCCTGGCCGCCTCGGGCAACATCAACCCGACCGGCGCCTTCCCGTCCATGTTCGAGCCCGTCCACGGCTCGGCCCCGGACATCGCCGGCACCGGCAAGGCCGACCCGACCGCGACGATCCTGTCGGTCGCCCTCCTGCTGCGCCACCTCGGCTACGAGGCCCAGGCCGCCCGCATCGAGGACGCGGTCTCCGCCGACCTCGCCGAGCGCGACGGCACCTTCCGCTCCACCGACGCCATCGGCGACGCCCTCGCCGCGCGAGTAGCCGGCTGA
- a CDS encoding LysR family transcriptional regulator, producing the protein MSELLPQELRVLVAVAERGGFSAAAVSLGLTQSAVSHSVRGSEAKLGAVLFVRGRTGASPTPAGERAVGHARRILRLFEVMTAEARGAGGGAGPAVLDGVLRIAAFRSAALHLLPPALERLTARHPGIRPEVRVVRELGAGAAGEVAAGRADLGIATLGVAQGLPPGLLSGVLVEEAYALVHPAGHPDPKALPLMDWDENCGSHTRAWWLAQDWIPRATVKAEDDAMVLTMVGRGLGMAIMPELSLREATGAVEVTGLGPEGPVRRVGYVTTPESAATLAVRALIRELRAQGG; encoded by the coding sequence GTGTCCGAGCTCCTCCCGCAGGAACTGCGGGTGCTGGTGGCCGTCGCCGAGCGGGGCGGCTTCTCGGCCGCGGCCGTCTCGCTGGGCCTCACCCAGTCGGCCGTCTCGCACTCGGTGCGCGGCAGCGAGGCCAAGCTCGGCGCGGTGCTCTTCGTCCGCGGCCGGACCGGGGCCTCGCCCACCCCGGCGGGGGAGCGGGCCGTCGGGCACGCCCGCCGGATCCTGCGGCTCTTCGAGGTCATGACCGCGGAGGCGCGCGGCGCGGGCGGCGGCGCCGGTCCGGCGGTCCTGGACGGCGTCCTGCGGATCGCCGCCTTCCGCAGCGCGGCCCTGCACCTGCTGCCCCCCGCCCTGGAGCGGCTCACCGCCCGGCACCCCGGCATCCGCCCCGAGGTCCGGGTGGTGCGCGAGCTCGGCGCCGGTGCGGCCGGGGAGGTGGCCGCGGGCCGCGCGGACCTCGGCATCGCGACGCTGGGCGTCGCGCAGGGTCTGCCGCCCGGCCTGCTGAGCGGGGTGCTCGTGGAGGAGGCGTACGCCCTGGTGCATCCGGCGGGACACCCCGACCCGAAGGCGCTGCCCCTGATGGACTGGGACGAGAACTGCGGCTCCCACACGCGCGCCTGGTGGCTGGCGCAGGACTGGATCCCGCGGGCGACCGTCAAGGCGGAGGACGACGCGATGGTGCTGACCATGGTCGGCCGGGGGCTCGGGATGGCGATCATGCCCGAGCTGTCCCTCCGGGAGGCGACCGGAGCCGTGGAGGTCACCGGTTTGGGTCCGGAGGGGCCGGTGAGGCGGGTGGGGTACGTCACCACACCGGAATCCGCTGCCACTCTCGCCGTACGGGCTCTGATCAGGGAACTTCGGGCCCAGGGAGGCTGA
- a CDS encoding NADP-dependent oxidoreductase — protein sequence MTTNATHAMNATSTTNTAYAVHQIARPDGFPAASDFAYVRTPVPEPRPGTALVENLLLSVDPYHRGLMDGGEGGFELGTPLEGRSVGRVVASRDPGLAEGDLVFHREGWRTHALVTLGAGGTRKLRGHEGVPLEAYLSILGGTGLTAYAALTRTAALREGEDLFVSAAAGGVGTATGRIARLLGARRIIGSAGSAAKVRHLTGVLGFDAAFDYHDGPVGEQLAQAAAAGGGGIDVYVDNVGGDHLEGAIDVLREYGRIAWVGGISMYNGDRSPAAPRNLFEVVHKSLRLEGVLVRNHTNLQDELEDFLVPHLRSGRIGTDTTVVQGFEHTVEAFRGMLRGENLGKMLVRVEA from the coding sequence ATGACCACGAACGCCACGCACGCCATGAACGCCACGAGCACCACGAACACCGCTTACGCCGTCCACCAGATCGCCCGGCCGGACGGCTTCCCCGCGGCCTCCGACTTCGCCTACGTCCGGACCCCCGTCCCCGAGCCGCGCCCCGGCACCGCCCTCGTGGAGAACCTCCTGCTCTCCGTGGACCCCTACCACCGCGGACTGATGGACGGCGGCGAGGGGGGCTTCGAGCTCGGCACCCCGCTGGAAGGCCGCTCGGTGGGCCGGGTCGTCGCCTCCCGCGACCCCGGGCTCGCGGAGGGCGACCTGGTCTTCCACCGCGAGGGCTGGCGCACCCACGCCCTGGTCACCCTGGGCGCCGGCGGCACCCGCAAGCTGCGCGGCCACGAGGGCGTCCCGCTGGAGGCGTACCTCTCCATCCTCGGCGGCACCGGCCTGACCGCGTACGCCGCCCTGACCCGCACCGCGGCCCTGCGCGAGGGCGAGGACCTCTTCGTCTCGGCCGCGGCGGGCGGGGTCGGCACGGCCACCGGCCGCATCGCACGGCTGCTCGGCGCCCGCCGGATCATCGGCAGCGCGGGTTCGGCGGCGAAGGTCCGCCACCTCACCGGGGTCCTCGGCTTCGACGCGGCCTTCGACTACCACGACGGGCCGGTCGGGGAGCAGCTCGCGCAGGCGGCCGCCGCCGGCGGGGGCGGCATCGACGTCTACGTGGACAACGTCGGCGGGGACCACCTGGAGGGGGCCATAGACGTGCTGCGCGAGTACGGGCGGATCGCCTGGGTCGGCGGGATCTCGATGTACAACGGCGACCGCTCCCCCGCCGCGCCCCGCAACCTCTTCGAGGTCGTACACAAGTCGCTGCGCCTGGAAGGGGTATTGGTTCGCAATCACACCAATCTGCAGGACGAGCTGGAGGACTTCCTCGTGCCGCACCTGCGCAGCGGCCGGATCGGCACCGACACCACCGTTGTACAGGGGTTTGAGCACACGGTGGAGGCCTTCCGGGGCATGCTCCGGGGCGAGAATCTCGGAAAGATGCTCGTGCGCGTCGAGGCCTGA
- a CDS encoding phosphocholine-specific phospholipase C has product MTPISRRGFVGIGAGLMAGATLPAIAPTSAAAATASGTITDVKHVVILMQENRSFDHYFGKLKGVRGFGDRAAGNIPGGWGMFNQPNWGGRQYPWKLSSTPPAGGVDGETLAQCNGDLPHSWTSQHAAWNKGRMDNFVTGVGNTRTLGYLDRGDIPFHYGIADAYTICDAYFCSTLSATGPNRTFLWSGKIDAGSKDGGDESGLTWETYAEALQRAGMSWKVYQNAQDNYGDNGLAYFKKFTDAKPGNPLWDRGMGSVPKVTGSTPDDIAAAIRADVVAGTLPQVSWVVANEAFSEHPYAPPGDGAHFVDLVYRALSANPEVFDSTVLFLNYDENDGFFDHVPPPIAPPGTAGEYLDGVPIGLGFRVPMIVMSPWTRGGWVSSEVFDHTSVLRFMEKWTAALGTPANCPNISAWRRKVTGDLTGVFDFAHPVYGVPTGLPSTAKVIGQATCGPLSNPVPQDNAQPAQEAGTRPARAVPYQVNGNLDRFEFGSGGKILAWFSMTNAGAEAKQAAHFSIHPHQYRDTAAWQYTVDAGATSSDYFNIGTGSGSGKYDISMYGPNRFLRRFIGDASKAGKSIEVASRFAVEPGTGKTALYLKLTNSSASPVTFTIRANAYRTDGPWTYTVPANSSREDYFNAVAYHNGWYDFTVLADSDGTWSRRYTGHIETGAPSVSGS; this is encoded by the coding sequence GTGACACCTATCAGCCGCAGAGGATTCGTGGGAATCGGCGCCGGGCTGATGGCAGGGGCGACCCTGCCCGCGATCGCGCCGACCTCGGCGGCCGCGGCCACCGCGTCGGGCACGATCACCGACGTGAAGCACGTGGTGATCCTGATGCAGGAGAACCGCAGCTTCGACCACTACTTCGGCAAGCTGAAGGGTGTCCGCGGTTTCGGTGACCGCGCGGCCGGCAACATCCCGGGCGGCTGGGGCATGTTCAACCAGCCCAACTGGGGCGGCCGCCAGTACCCGTGGAAGCTCAGCTCCACCCCGCCGGCGGGCGGCGTCGACGGCGAGACCCTCGCCCAGTGCAACGGCGACCTCCCGCACAGCTGGACCTCGCAGCACGCGGCCTGGAACAAGGGCCGCATGGACAACTTCGTCACCGGCGTCGGCAACACCCGCACCCTCGGGTACCTCGACCGCGGCGACATACCGTTCCACTACGGCATCGCCGACGCCTACACCATCTGCGACGCCTACTTCTGCTCCACCCTGAGCGCGACCGGCCCCAACCGCACCTTCCTGTGGAGCGGCAAGATCGACGCGGGCAGCAAGGACGGCGGCGACGAGTCCGGGCTGACCTGGGAGACGTACGCGGAGGCCCTCCAGCGCGCCGGGATGAGCTGGAAGGTCTACCAGAACGCCCAGGACAACTACGGGGACAACGGGCTGGCCTACTTCAAGAAGTTCACGGACGCCAAGCCCGGCAACCCCCTGTGGGACCGCGGCATGGGCTCCGTCCCCAAGGTCACCGGATCCACCCCCGACGACATCGCCGCCGCCATCCGCGCGGACGTGGTCGCCGGGACCCTCCCCCAGGTGTCCTGGGTCGTGGCGAACGAGGCCTTCTCCGAGCACCCGTACGCCCCACCCGGCGACGGCGCGCACTTCGTGGACCTGGTCTACCGCGCGCTCTCGGCGAACCCGGAGGTCTTCGACTCCACCGTCCTCTTCCTCAACTACGACGAGAACGACGGCTTCTTCGACCACGTCCCGCCGCCGATCGCCCCGCCCGGCACCGCGGGCGAATACCTCGACGGCGTCCCGATCGGACTCGGCTTCCGCGTCCCGATGATCGTGATGTCCCCGTGGACCCGCGGCGGCTGGGTGAGCTCCGAGGTCTTCGACCACACCTCCGTGCTGCGGTTCATGGAGAAGTGGACGGCCGCGCTCGGCACCCCCGCGAACTGTCCGAACATCAGCGCGTGGCGCCGCAAGGTCACCGGCGACCTGACGGGCGTCTTCGACTTCGCGCACCCGGTCTACGGGGTTCCCACGGGCCTGCCGTCCACGGCCAAGGTCATCGGGCAGGCGACCTGCGGCCCGCTCTCCAACCCGGTGCCGCAGGACAACGCGCAGCCGGCGCAGGAGGCCGGGACCCGGCCCGCGCGCGCCGTTCCGTACCAGGTCAACGGGAACCTCGACCGGTTCGAATTCGGCTCGGGCGGCAAGATCCTGGCCTGGTTCTCGATGACGAACGCGGGCGCCGAGGCGAAGCAGGCGGCGCACTTCTCGATCCACCCGCACCAGTACCGGGACACGGCCGCCTGGCAGTACACGGTGGACGCCGGCGCCACGTCCTCGGACTACTTCAACATCGGCACGGGCAGCGGCTCCGGCAAGTACGACATCTCGATGTACGGGCCGAACCGCTTCCTGCGGCGGTTCATCGGCGACGCGTCGAAGGCGGGGAAGTCCATCGAGGTCGCGTCCCGCTTCGCGGTGGAGCCGGGCACCGGCAAGACGGCGCTGTACCTCAAACTGACCAACTCCTCCGCCTCCCCGGTGACCTTCACGATCCGCGCGAACGCCTACCGCACGGACGGCCCGTGGACGTACACGGTGCCGGCGAACTCCTCGCGCGAGGACTACTTCAACGCCGTCGCCTACCACAACGGCTGGTACGACTTCACGGTCCTCGCCGACTCCGACGGCACCTGGTCGCGCCGCTACACGGGCCACATCGAGACGGGCGCGCCGAGCGTCAGCGGCAGCTAG
- a CDS encoding GNAT family N-acetyltransferase yields MNEVSLRHTSQLSEGELRRVRELLDAAFEGEFGGEDFEHALGGLHVLVHEGGELVAHGSVVQRRVLHRGRALRTGYVEAVAVRADRRRRGLGALVMEAVEGVVERAYALGALSASADGARLYAGRGWRVWGGEIGVLGPGGPERLPEEEGATYVWTPPGGGVLLDPTTGPLWFDWRDGDVL; encoded by the coding sequence GTGAACGAGGTATCGCTGCGGCACACCTCGCAGCTGTCCGAGGGGGAGCTGCGGCGGGTTCGGGAGCTGCTCGATGCCGCCTTCGAGGGGGAGTTCGGGGGCGAGGACTTCGAGCACGCGCTCGGCGGGCTGCACGTCCTGGTGCACGAGGGCGGTGAGCTCGTCGCGCACGGGAGCGTCGTGCAGCGGCGGGTGCTGCACCGGGGCCGGGCGCTGCGCACCGGCTACGTCGAGGCCGTGGCCGTGCGGGCCGACCGGCGGCGGCGCGGGCTCGGCGCTCTGGTGATGGAGGCGGTCGAGGGGGTCGTCGAGCGGGCTTACGCGCTCGGGGCGCTCAGCGCCTCCGCCGACGGGGCTCGGCTGTACGCGGGCCGCGGCTGGCGGGTGTGGGGCGGGGAGATCGGGGTGCTCGGGCCCGGCGGGCCCGAGCGGCTGCCCGAGGAGGAGGGGGCGACGTACGTGTGGACGCCGCCCGGCGGTGGGGTGCTGCTCGATCCCACCACCGGGCCGCTGTGGTTCGACTGGCGCGACGGGGACGTGCTCTAG
- a CDS encoding SMI1/KNR4 family protein yields the protein MGDWDARAVRTRLRQMAAQDPGALRHGARSHRYELAPPLPEAEIRAFEEEHGCRLPPEYRSFVARVGDGPAGPAYGLMPLVTPRPSADADGAAEGEWADDRRPGRLAAPCPMREPRPFDEGLRYDPDEGLTRGTLVLADHGCGMYSRLVVNGPLTGEVWFLDQDFGSRTPESPDFRTWYTGWLEGQA from the coding sequence ATGGGCGACTGGGACGCGCGAGCCGTACGGACGAGGCTGCGGCAGATGGCGGCGCAGGACCCGGGGGCCCTGCGCCACGGCGCCCGCAGTCACCGGTACGAGCTGGCTCCGCCGCTTCCCGAGGCCGAGATCCGTGCCTTCGAGGAGGAGCACGGATGCCGGCTGCCCCCGGAGTACCGCTCGTTCGTCGCCCGCGTGGGTGACGGTCCCGCCGGTCCCGCGTACGGACTGATGCCGCTCGTGACCCCGCGCCCGTCCGCCGACGCGGACGGGGCCGCCGAGGGGGAGTGGGCGGACGACCGGAGGCCGGGCCGGCTGGCCGCCCCCTGTCCCATGCGGGAGCCCCGGCCGTTCGACGAGGGACTGAGGTACGACCCGGACGAAGGCCTGACGCGGGGCACACTGGTGCTCGCCGACCACGGCTGCGGCATGTACTCCCGGCTCGTCGTCAACGGACCGCTGACCGGCGAGGTCTGGTTCCTGGACCAGGACTTCGGCAGCCGCACGCCGGAGAGTCCTGACTTCCGCACCTGGTACACCGGATGGCTGGAGGGGCAGGCGTGA